In a single window of the Micromonospora inositola genome:
- a CDS encoding alpha-ketoglutarate-dependent dioxygenase AlkB — translation MGRMRGTHERPAGLTYQPELVSDDEERSLLTALAAYDFHEVRMHGQIARRTVRHFGFDYDYGSFQLTETEALPVELREVRERCAGLAGMPAATLAQALVTRYPPGSVIGWHRDAPAFGPTVVGLSLGSTCLLRFQRGRADERRVYEVELAPRSAYVLAGAARSAWRHSIPSVPELRHSITFRQLRGS, via the coding sequence ATGGGGCGGATGCGCGGCACCCACGAGCGACCGGCGGGACTGACCTACCAGCCCGAGCTGGTGAGCGACGACGAGGAGCGGTCGTTGCTGACCGCGCTGGCGGCGTACGACTTCCATGAGGTCCGGATGCACGGGCAGATTGCCCGGCGTACGGTCCGGCATTTCGGCTTCGACTACGACTACGGCTCCTTCCAGCTCACCGAGACGGAGGCGTTGCCGGTGGAGCTGCGCGAGGTCCGCGAGCGGTGCGCCGGGCTCGCCGGCATGCCGGCGGCCACGCTCGCGCAGGCCCTGGTCACCCGCTATCCGCCTGGCTCGGTCATCGGCTGGCACCGCGACGCCCCGGCGTTCGGGCCGACGGTGGTCGGGCTCTCCCTGGGCTCCACCTGCCTGTTGCGCTTCCAGCGCGGCCGGGCCGACGAGCGCCGGGTGTACGAGGTGGAGCTGGCGCCCCGCTCGGCGTACGTGCTCGCCGGGGCGGCGCGGTCGGCCTGGCGGCACAGCATCCCGTCGGTGCCGGAGCTGCGCCACTCGATCACCTTCCGACAACTGCGCGGATCGTGA
- a CDS encoding glycoside hydrolase family 26 protein gives MMMLTGALLLTYAFAIAPATTFGDGDGVRSDRLAKAEPGTVVTVEAHAAATAAPATPPRTAPELFPPGGKTFIGVATLEGPYDFTAVNKFTTAAKRQPQVMLFSSGWATGKFDRALFDQISGRGMLPMLAWEPWDYLLDEAARKKRYAARKIDKMRSNQPSYRLSHIARGDFDSYLLSWAEGIKSLGYPVAIRFAHEMNGNWYPWCEMVNGNRPGDYVKAWRHVHDLFRAAGATNVTWVWSPNARWAGSTQNLRPLYPGDEYVDWVGLSGYYSTGSTTKYRSFEEIFNDTIKEIRGFTSKPLVITETGASDAVGRKAEWIRETFRVLPRHKDIIGLIWFEVNKELDWRIVSSPAVAKTFAQAVAAPRYQLTWSPGMLPRTALDD, from the coding sequence ATGATGATGTTGACCGGCGCGCTGCTGCTGACGTACGCCTTCGCCATAGCGCCGGCCACCACGTTCGGGGACGGGGACGGGGTCCGGTCCGACCGGCTCGCGAAGGCCGAACCGGGCACGGTGGTGACGGTCGAAGCACACGCGGCGGCGACGGCCGCACCAGCCACGCCGCCTCGAACGGCTCCCGAACTCTTCCCGCCGGGCGGGAAGACCTTCATCGGCGTGGCGACACTCGAAGGCCCGTACGACTTCACGGCGGTGAACAAGTTCACGACGGCCGCGAAGCGTCAGCCGCAGGTCATGCTCTTCAGCTCGGGATGGGCGACCGGCAAGTTCGACCGTGCGCTCTTCGACCAGATCAGCGGCCGCGGCATGCTGCCGATGCTGGCCTGGGAACCATGGGACTACCTGTTGGACGAAGCCGCCCGCAAGAAGCGGTACGCGGCCCGCAAGATCGACAAGATGCGGTCGAACCAACCCAGCTACCGGTTGTCGCACATAGCGCGCGGGGACTTCGACAGCTACCTGCTGTCCTGGGCCGAAGGGATCAAGTCACTCGGCTACCCGGTGGCCATCCGGTTCGCGCACGAGATGAACGGCAACTGGTACCCGTGGTGCGAGATGGTCAACGGCAACCGACCGGGCGACTACGTCAAGGCCTGGCGCCACGTACATGATCTGTTCCGGGCCGCCGGGGCCACCAACGTCACCTGGGTATGGAGCCCGAACGCCAGATGGGCCGGTTCCACCCAGAATCTCCGCCCGCTCTACCCCGGTGACGAATACGTCGACTGGGTGGGCCTTTCCGGCTACTACAGCACCGGGTCCACCACGAAATACCGGTCCTTCGAAGAGATCTTCAACGACACCATCAAAGAGATCCGCGGCTTCACCAGCAAGCCACTGGTCATCACCGAAACCGGTGCCTCCGACGCCGTCGGGCGCAAGGCCGAATGGATCAGGGAGACCTTCCGGGTGCTGCCCCGTCACAAGGACATCATCGGCCTCATCTGGTTCGAGGTGAACAAGGAGCTGGACTGGCGCATCGTGAGCTCCCCGGCCGTGGCAAAGACCTTCGCTCAGGCGGTCGCCGCCCCTCGCTACCAACTCACCTGGTCGCCGGGCATGCTCCCACGCACCGCGCTCGACGATTAG
- a CDS encoding CapA family protein: MNWARSLVAVAATLTLTACDAAPTRPAGAPARSAPVAASPAQAGPAEITLDFAGDVHFADRTAGLLGNPATAFGSISSTLSDADLAMVNLETAVTTRGTPEPKEFHFRAPTSAYDAVRAAGIDVVSIANNHTLDYGRVGLSDTLGAARASGVPAVGAGVNAAAAYAPWITEIRGTSLAFLAFSQVSELWSSWKATDSQAGIAMTRDLSRAVAAVRAARQQADVVVVYVHWGVEGESCPPDEAREFAGAMAEAGADIVVGTHAHLLLGDGWLGRTFVQYGLGNFLWWRDDAYSNDTGVLRVTLHGPTVVRTELVPALISRRTGQPQLADAEDAARISHEYASLRACTGLAATPTDRSR, from the coding sequence GTGAACTGGGCACGATCCCTCGTCGCGGTGGCGGCGACCCTGACCCTGACGGCGTGCGATGCCGCACCGACCCGGCCGGCCGGTGCGCCGGCCCGATCCGCCCCGGTGGCGGCATCCCCGGCGCAGGCTGGACCCGCCGAGATCACCCTGGACTTCGCGGGCGACGTGCACTTCGCCGACCGGACGGCCGGCCTGCTGGGCAACCCGGCAACCGCCTTCGGGTCGATCTCGTCCACGTTGTCCGACGCAGACCTCGCGATGGTCAACCTGGAGACCGCCGTCACCACGCGGGGCACCCCGGAGCCGAAGGAGTTCCACTTCCGGGCGCCGACGAGCGCGTACGACGCGGTGCGGGCGGCCGGAATCGACGTCGTGTCGATCGCGAACAATCACACGCTGGACTACGGGCGGGTGGGGCTGAGCGACACGCTGGGTGCGGCCAGGGCCAGTGGGGTCCCGGCCGTCGGGGCGGGCGTCAACGCGGCGGCGGCGTACGCGCCGTGGATCACCGAGATACGCGGTACGTCACTGGCGTTCCTCGCCTTCAGCCAGGTCTCCGAGCTGTGGTCGTCGTGGAAGGCCACGGACAGCCAGGCCGGCATCGCGATGACGCGGGACCTGAGCCGCGCGGTCGCGGCGGTGCGGGCCGCCCGGCAGCAGGCCGACGTGGTCGTCGTCTACGTCCACTGGGGCGTGGAGGGCGAATCGTGCCCACCGGACGAGGCGCGTGAGTTCGCCGGCGCGATGGCCGAGGCCGGCGCCGACATCGTCGTCGGCACCCACGCCCATCTGCTGCTCGGCGACGGCTGGCTGGGTCGAACCTTCGTCCAGTACGGGCTGGGCAACTTCCTGTGGTGGCGGGACGACGCCTACAGCAACGACACGGGCGTGCTGCGGGTGACCCTGCACGGGCCGACGGTCGTGCGGACCGAGTTGGTGCCCGCGCTGATCTCTCGGCGTACCGGTCAGCCCCAGCTCGCCGATGCCGAAGACGCGGCCCGGATCTCCCACGAGTACGCGAGCCTGCGCGCCTGCACCGGACTCGCCGCGACGCCGACCGACCGGTCGCGCTAG
- a CDS encoding MFS transporter, producing MTETVRRGSRRLTFFVLAAGAGFFAMLQSLITPVLPTIQHDLHTSQNTVTWVLTAYLLSASIFTPILGRVGDMVGKERMLVVSLASLALGCLLAAAAPSIGVLIVARVIQGIGGAVFPLSFGIIRDEFPAARVTSAVAAISAIVAAGGGLGVVLAGPIVTALDYRWLFWIPMVVVGLTALAAHLFVPESPVRTPGRIDWRATVLLSGWLVALLLPISKGSAWGWTSGRVLGLLALAVVLLAGWLVAEIRSTNPLIDMRMMRLPGVWTTNLVALLYGASMFSVYAFLPQFVQTPTVAGYGFGASITQAGLLMLPMLVAMFVAGILAGRLASRFSAKAQLATGAAFNVLATAMLTVAHDTRWEIGVAGGLVGLGIGLAFASMANLIVGNVPSWQTGVATGMNANIRTIGGAIGAAVVSGVITAHPQANGLPREAGFTMGFLVLTGLALAAALAALAVPSARRAAAGRRPSPATEPVGELVTVPAGR from the coding sequence GTGACAGAGACCGTCCGGCGCGGCTCGCGCCGGCTCACCTTCTTCGTCCTGGCGGCCGGCGCCGGGTTCTTCGCGATGCTCCAGTCGCTGATCACCCCGGTGCTGCCGACCATCCAGCACGACCTGCACACCTCCCAGAACACCGTCACCTGGGTGCTGACCGCGTACCTGCTGTCCGCGTCGATCTTCACGCCGATCCTCGGCCGGGTCGGCGACATGGTCGGCAAGGAGCGGATGCTGGTCGTCTCCCTCGCCTCGCTCGCGCTCGGCTGCCTGCTGGCCGCCGCCGCGCCGAGCATCGGCGTGCTCATCGTCGCCCGGGTCATCCAGGGCATCGGCGGCGCGGTCTTCCCGCTCTCGTTCGGGATCATCCGCGATGAGTTCCCCGCCGCGCGGGTGACCTCCGCCGTCGCCGCCATCTCGGCGATCGTCGCGGCCGGCGGTGGTCTGGGCGTCGTGCTGGCTGGTCCGATCGTCACCGCCCTCGACTACCGGTGGCTGTTCTGGATCCCCATGGTCGTCGTCGGGCTGACCGCCCTCGCCGCGCACCTGTTCGTCCCCGAGTCGCCGGTCCGCACCCCCGGCCGGATCGACTGGCGAGCCACCGTCCTCCTCTCCGGCTGGCTGGTCGCGCTGCTGCTGCCGATCAGCAAGGGGTCGGCCTGGGGCTGGACCTCGGGCCGGGTGCTCGGCCTGCTGGCCCTCGCCGTGGTGCTGCTGGCCGGCTGGTTGGTGGCGGAGATCCGCTCCACCAACCCGCTGATCGACATGCGGATGATGCGCCTGCCCGGGGTCTGGACGACGAACCTGGTCGCCCTGCTCTACGGCGCGTCGATGTTCTCCGTCTACGCGTTCCTGCCGCAGTTCGTGCAGACCCCGACCGTCGCCGGCTACGGCTTCGGCGCCAGCATCACCCAGGCGGGGCTGCTGATGCTGCCCATGCTGGTCGCCATGTTCGTCGCCGGCATCCTCGCCGGCCGGCTGGCGTCGCGGTTCAGCGCCAAGGCGCAGCTCGCCACCGGTGCCGCCTTCAACGTGCTCGCCACCGCGATGCTGACCGTCGCGCACGACACCCGCTGGGAGATCGGTGTCGCCGGTGGTCTTGTGGGCCTCGGCATCGGGCTGGCGTTTGCGTCGATGGCCAACCTGATCGTCGGGAACGTACCTTCCTGGCAGACGGGCGTGGCCACCGGCATGAACGCCAACATCCGCACCATCGGCGGCGCGATCGGCGCCGCCGTGGTCAGCGGCGTGATCACCGCCCACCCGCAGGCGAACGGCCTGCCCCGGGAGGCCGGCTTCACCATGGGGTTTCTGGTCCTCACCGGCCTCGCCCTGGCCGCCGCGCTCGCGGCCCTGGCCGTCCCGTCCGCGCGGCGCGCGGCGGCCGGCCGACGTCCGTCCCCCGCGACGGAGCCGGTCGGGGAGCTGGTGACCGTCCCCGCGGGGCGCTGA
- a CDS encoding TetR/AcrR family transcriptional regulator, with protein sequence MTSAGQLPDVFAGRPKRADARRNYESLIAAARETFAENGASASLEEVARRAGVGIGTLYRNFPSRRELFEAVYVEEVRALSQSAAELADLPPWDALVAWLRRFVGYAATKRALAEELLHDSEVFRSCRTEIYSAGEPMMRRAQAAGAVRDDISFDDVVRLVSGLTMAQFPEPDQRDRVLGVALDGLRPPPAPR encoded by the coding sequence ATGACCAGCGCGGGGCAGCTGCCCGACGTCTTCGCAGGCCGACCCAAACGGGCCGACGCCCGGCGCAACTACGAGTCGTTGATCGCGGCGGCCCGGGAGACGTTCGCCGAGAACGGCGCGTCGGCCTCGCTGGAGGAGGTGGCCCGGCGCGCCGGCGTGGGCATCGGCACCCTCTACCGGAACTTCCCCAGCCGCCGGGAGCTGTTCGAGGCCGTCTACGTCGAGGAGGTCCGGGCGCTCAGCCAGTCCGCCGCGGAACTCGCCGACCTGCCCCCGTGGGACGCCCTCGTCGCCTGGTTGCGGCGTTTCGTCGGGTACGCCGCCACGAAGCGGGCACTGGCCGAGGAGCTGCTGCACGACTCCGAGGTCTTCCGCAGCTGCCGGACGGAGATCTACAGCGCGGGCGAGCCGATGATGCGCCGCGCCCAGGCCGCCGGGGCGGTACGCGACGACATCAGCTTCGACGACGTGGTCCGGCTGGTCAGCGGCCTCACCATGGCGCAGTTCCCGGAGCCGGACCAGCGCGACCGGGTGCTCGGCGTCGCCCTCGACGGCCTGCGCCCCCCACCGGCGCCCCGCTGA
- a CDS encoding FkbM family methyltransferase codes for MSSLRRSLDLSYGDPACGAALDELYARFVTAGDLVFDIGSHVGDRIGSFRRLGARVVAVEPQPLCTRAIRAIYAGDDEVTLVEAACGASAGTVRLHVNSRNPTVSTVSTHFLQAANGADGWAHEVWDAEIDVPCVTLDSLLSRYGKPSFVKIDVEGFEDAVLAGLNRPLPALSFEFTTIERALARRCVDRLTSLGFDGFDVALGDDTSFAFGEWVSAERMIAHLLSLPHRANSGDVYCVGKPVG; via the coding sequence ATGTCCTCGCTCCGTCGCTCGCTCGACCTCTCCTACGGCGATCCGGCGTGCGGGGCCGCGCTGGACGAGTTGTACGCGCGGTTCGTCACGGCGGGAGACCTCGTCTTCGACATCGGGTCGCACGTGGGCGACCGGATCGGCAGCTTCCGCCGGCTCGGCGCGCGGGTCGTGGCCGTGGAGCCCCAGCCGCTGTGCACCCGCGCCATCCGTGCCATCTATGCCGGCGACGACGAGGTCACGCTGGTGGAGGCGGCGTGTGGTGCGTCCGCCGGGACCGTCCGCCTGCACGTGAACTCCCGCAACCCCACCGTCTCCACCGTCTCCACCCACTTCCTGCAGGCGGCGAACGGCGCGGACGGTTGGGCGCACGAGGTCTGGGACGCCGAGATCGACGTACCCTGCGTCACCCTCGACTCGCTGCTGAGCCGGTACGGCAAACCGTCCTTCGTGAAGATCGACGTCGAAGGCTTCGAGGACGCCGTGCTGGCCGGCCTGAACCGCCCCCTGCCCGCGCTGTCCTTCGAATTCACCACGATCGAGCGTGCGCTCGCCCGCCGGTGCGTCGACCGGCTCACGTCGCTCGGCTTCGACGGCTTCGACGTCGCGTTGGGCGACGACACGTCGTTCGCGTTCGGGGAGTGGGTGTCCGCGGAGCGGATGATCGCCCACCTGCTGTCACTGCCGCATCGCGCCAACTCCGGCGACGTGTACTGCGTCGGGAAGCCGGTCGGGTGA